The following proteins are co-located in the Neisseria sp. Marseille-Q6792 genome:
- a CDS encoding 2Fe-2S iron-sulfur cluster-binding protein, which translates to MNHTVTLPDQTTFAANDGETVLAAAARQNLNLPHSCKSGVCGQCKAELVSGDIQMGGHSEQALSEAEKAQGKILMCCTTAQSDISINIPGYKADALPVRTLPARIESIIFKHDVALLKLALPKAPPFAFYAGQYIDLLLPGNVSRSYSIANSPDQEGILELHIRRRENGVCSEMIFGSEPKVKEKGIVRVKGPLGSFTLQEDSGKPVILLATGTGYAPIRSILLDLIRQDSGRAVHFYWGARHQDDLYALEEAQGLACRLKNAYFTPVLSRPGEGWQGRKGHVQDIAAQDHPELSEYEVFACGSPAMTEQAKNLFVQQHKLPENLFFSDAFTPSSS; encoded by the coding sequence ATGAACCACACCGTTACCCTGCCCGACCAAACCACCTTTGCCGCCAACGACGGCGAAACCGTTTTGGCCGCTGCCGCCCGTCAAAACCTCAATCTGCCCCATTCCTGCAAAAGCGGTGTCTGCGGACAATGCAAAGCCGAACTGGTCAGCGGCGATATTCAAATGGGCGGACACTCGGAACAGGCTTTATCCGAAGCAGAAAAAGCACAAGGCAAGATTTTGATGTGCTGCACCACCGCGCAAAGCGACATCAGCATCAACATCCCCGGCTACAAAGCCGATGCCCTACCCGTCCGCACCCTGCCCGCACGCATCGAAAGTATTATTTTCAAACACGATGTCGCCCTCCTGAAACTTGCCCTGCCCAAAGCCCCGCCGTTTGCCTTCTACGCCGGGCAATACATTGATTTACTGCTGCCGGGCAACGTCAGCCGCAGCTACTCCATCGCCAATTCGCCCGACCAAGAAGGCATTTTGGAACTGCACATCCGCAGGCGCGAAAACGGTGTCTGCTCGGAAATGATTTTCGGCAGCGAACCCAAAGTCAAAGAAAAAGGCATCGTCCGCGTTAAAGGCCCGCTCGGTTCGTTTACCTTGCAGGAAGACAGCGGCAAGCCCGTCATCCTGCTGGCAACCGGCACAGGCTACGCCCCCATCCGCAGCATCCTGCTCGACCTTATCCGCCAAGACAGCGGCCGCGCCGTCCATTTCTACTGGGGCGCGCGTCATCAAGATGATTTGTATGCCCTCGAAGAAGCACAAGGGTTGGCATGCCGTCTGAAAAACGCCTACTTCACCCCCGTATTGTCCCGCCCCGGAGAGGGCTGGCAGGGAAGAAAAGGCCACGTACAAGACATCGCAGCACAAGACCACCCCGAGCTGTCGGAATACGAAGTATTTGCCTGCGGCTCTCCGGCTATGACCGAACAAGCAAAGAATCTGTTTGTGCAACAGCATAAGCTGCCGGAAAACTTGTTTTTCTCCGACGCATTCACGCCGTCCTCATCATAA
- the gatA gene encoding Asp-tRNA(Asn)/Glu-tRNA(Gln) amidotransferase subunit GatA, producing the protein MTQYTLKQASVLLQSKQISAVELASAYLAAIAEKNPALNGYITIDQDKTLAEARAADERIAQGNASALTGIPVAYKDIFCQTGWRSACASKMLDNFISPYTATVVQNLLDEGMVTLGRTNMDEFAMGSTNETSFYGATKNPWNLEHVPGGSSGGSAAVVAARLAPAALGSDTGGSIRQPASHCGITGIKPTYGTVSRFGMVAYASSFDQAGPMAQTAEDCAILLNAMAGFDPKDSTSLEREKEDYTRDLDKPLKGLKIGLPKEYFSEGNNTDVQTALQHTINLIKTQGAELVEVSLPQTKLSIPAYYVLASAEASTNLSRYDGVRYGHRAAQFSDLEEMYGKTRAEGFGSEVKRRIMIGTYVLSHGYYDAYYLKAQKLRRLVADDFQTAFARCDLILAPTAPSAASKIGADASPVETYLSDIYTIAVNLAGLPALTLPAGFSGGGLPVGVQLIGNYFAEAKILGAAHQIQLNSDWHSKRPE; encoded by the coding sequence ATGACCCAATACACATTGAAACAGGCAAGCGTCCTGTTGCAGTCCAAACAGATTTCCGCCGTCGAACTGGCAAGCGCATACCTTGCCGCCATTGCCGAAAAAAATCCCGCCCTCAACGGCTACATCACCATCGACCAAGATAAAACCCTCGCAGAAGCCCGTGCCGCCGACGAACGCATCGCTCAGGGCAACGCTTCGGCACTTACCGGCATACCCGTCGCCTACAAGGATATTTTCTGCCAAACCGGCTGGCGCAGCGCGTGCGCTTCCAAAATGCTCGACAACTTCATCTCCCCCTACACCGCCACCGTCGTCCAAAACCTGCTCGACGAAGGTATGGTAACGCTCGGTCGCACCAATATGGACGAGTTTGCCATGGGTTCGACCAACGAAACCTCGTTCTACGGCGCAACCAAAAATCCGTGGAATCTTGAGCATGTACCCGGTGGTTCATCCGGCGGTTCCGCCGCCGTCGTTGCCGCACGTCTCGCCCCTGCCGCGCTCGGTTCGGACACCGGCGGCTCTATCCGCCAGCCTGCTTCACACTGCGGCATTACCGGTATCAAACCTACCTACGGCACGGTTTCCCGTTTCGGCATGGTCGCCTACGCCTCCAGCTTCGACCAGGCCGGCCCGATGGCGCAAACTGCCGAAGACTGCGCGATTCTGTTAAACGCAATGGCAGGTTTCGACCCCAAAGACTCCACCAGCCTCGAACGCGAAAAAGAAGACTACACCCGCGATTTGGACAAACCGCTTAAAGGTTTGAAAATCGGCCTGCCCAAAGAATACTTCAGCGAAGGCAACAACACCGATGTTCAGACGGCATTGCAACATACCATCAACCTCATCAAAACCCAAGGCGCGGAATTGGTCGAAGTTTCCCTGCCGCAAACCAAGCTGTCCATCCCCGCCTACTACGTCCTCGCCTCCGCAGAAGCCAGCACCAACCTTTCACGTTACGACGGCGTGCGCTACGGACACCGCGCCGCCCAATTCAGCGATTTGGAAGAAATGTACGGCAAAACCCGCGCCGAAGGTTTCGGCAGCGAAGTCAAACGCCGTATCATGATCGGCACTTATGTACTGTCGCACGGCTACTACGATGCCTACTATCTCAAAGCCCAAAAACTGCGCCGCCTCGTTGCCGATGACTTTCAGACAGCATTTGCACGGTGCGACCTCATCCTCGCGCCGACCGCACCCTCCGCCGCATCCAAAATCGGAGCGGATGCTTCGCCGGTTGAAACCTACTTGAGCGATATCTACACCATCGCCGTCAACCTCGCCGGACTGCCCGCATTGACCCTGCCCGCAGGCTTCAGCGGCGGCGGACTGCCCGTCGGCGTTCAGCTTATCGGCAACTACTTCGCCGAAGCCAAAATCCTCGGTGCGGCGCATCAAATCCAACTCAACAGCGATTGGCACAGCAAACGACCCGAATGA
- a CDS encoding aldehyde dehydrogenase family protein gives MFHSVNVFTGETLYRRPAQDYAEFERQLADLKMRGGAFAQLGVTERAARLQKFAGRLEAEKERFAEMVCEEVGRCLHECRAEIGKSIELIRYYARLAPELLAQKTIATQASLSQVRFEPLGVVFAVMPWNYPVWQVLRFAVPAVCAGNACAVKPAPSVARVSQALFDLVSDGIPLAGAWLDEADTLKAVEDTDAMAFTGSTHTGRILAAHAGANLKKTVLELGGSNAFIVMPDADLERAAAEACYSRFRDAGQSCNAAKRIIVTEAVADRFIPLFLAECAKLKMGDPKHPDTTLAPLHREDLRNRVHGQVEDAVLNGAVCLTGGKVPQGPGWFYPATVLDRVNPACRVWHEEVFGPVALILRAANEDHAIALANDSPFGLGACIYTADTERAWRFAEKIQAGSVFINRHTSSDLRLPFGGVKDSGYGRELSEFGLYEFVNVKTYWQK, from the coding sequence ATGTTTCACAGTGTCAATGTATTTACGGGCGAAACGCTTTACCGCCGCCCCGCTCAAGATTATGCGGAGTTTGAACGGCAACTGGCGGATTTGAAAATGCGCGGCGGGGCGTTCGCGCAACTGGGCGTAACCGAACGTGCCGCCCGTCTGCAAAAATTTGCCGGCCGTTTAGAGGCGGAGAAAGAGCGTTTTGCGGAAATGGTGTGTGAGGAAGTCGGACGCTGCCTGCACGAATGCCGTGCTGAAATCGGCAAGTCTATCGAACTGATACGCTATTACGCCCGCCTCGCCCCCGAACTGCTTGCCCAGAAAACCATCGCGACGCAGGCGAGTTTGAGTCAGGTAAGGTTTGAGCCTTTGGGCGTGGTGTTTGCCGTCATGCCTTGGAATTACCCCGTCTGGCAGGTATTACGCTTTGCCGTACCTGCCGTTTGCGCGGGCAACGCGTGCGCCGTCAAACCCGCGCCCAGCGTGGCGCGTGTCAGTCAGGCGTTGTTCGATTTGGTTTCAGACGGCATTCCTTTGGCAGGCGCGTGGCTGGATGAGGCGGACACGCTCAAGGCAGTCGAAGATACCGATGCGATGGCGTTTACCGGTTCGACGCATACGGGGCGCATCCTTGCGGCACACGCGGGCGCAAACCTCAAGAAAACCGTGTTGGAGCTCGGCGGCAGCAACGCCTTTATCGTGATGCCCGATGCCGATTTGGAACGAGCCGCCGCAGAAGCCTGCTATTCCCGTTTCCGCGATGCGGGGCAATCGTGCAACGCCGCCAAACGCATCATCGTAACCGAAGCAGTAGCTGACCGCTTTATTCCGCTGTTTCTCGCCGAATGCGCCAAATTGAAAATGGGCGACCCCAAACATCCCGATACCACGCTTGCACCGCTGCACCGCGAAGATTTGCGGAACCGGGTTCACGGGCAGGTTGAAGATGCTGTTTTAAACGGCGCGGTATGCCTGACCGGGGGCAAAGTTCCACAGGGGCCGGGATGGTTCTACCCCGCGACGGTTTTAGACAGGGTAAATCCTGCCTGCAGGGTTTGGCATGAAGAAGTATTCGGCCCCGTCGCCCTGATTTTGCGTGCGGCAAACGAAGATCATGCCATCGCCCTTGCCAATGATTCCCCGTTCGGGCTCGGCGCCTGCATTTATACCGCCGATACTGAACGCGCCTGGCGGTTTGCCGAAAAAATACAGGCGGGATCGGTATTCATCAACCGCCATACCAGCAGCGATTTGCGCCTGCCTTTCGGAGGGGTTAAAGATTCCGGTTACGGGCGCGAACTGTCCGAATTCGGGCTGTACGAGTTCGTCAACGTTAAAACCTACTGGCAGAAATAA
- a CDS encoding DUF1853 family protein, with the protein MNYTLDALWWKLTDPAVRDLASLLTAPPLWQSGCELSVRELLGERGFRYLLALDADPAPLTDYLAQRAPFGHRLGIYAEELLAFWFANAPHAELLAHNLTVSGSDGNTQGAADFVARLNGKPYHIELTCKYYGGGTDSPEGMRGFDPKDTLLGKAAKLTTQLGLPHTSDGIRTLRQHGLPLDVKPVSIVRGIGFFPQGFNAFEPPLNPYGWRGIYIQDWAEYTFERQEARYHLLDRMAYLAPARVAETETLNETEIRRIDQGLIAVLECRPDGFWHEIERIMKAV; encoded by the coding sequence ATGAACTACACCCTCGATGCCCTGTGGTGGAAACTGACCGACCCTGCCGTGCGGGATTTAGCCTCGCTGCTGACCGCGCCTCCATTGTGGCAAAGCGGCTGCGAATTGAGCGTGCGCGAACTATTGGGGGAACGCGGTTTCCGCTATCTTTTGGCATTGGACGCCGATCCCGCGCCGCTGACGGATTACCTTGCCCAACGCGCCCCGTTCGGCCACCGTCTCGGTATTTATGCCGAAGAACTGTTGGCATTTTGGTTTGCCAACGCGCCGCACGCCGAACTGCTCGCGCACAACCTCACGGTTTCCGGTTCGGACGGCAATACGCAAGGCGCGGCGGATTTTGTGGCAAGGCTTAACGGCAAACCCTACCATATCGAGCTGACCTGTAAATATTACGGCGGCGGCACGGACAGCCCCGAAGGGATGCGCGGATTCGACCCCAAAGACACGCTTTTGGGAAAAGCCGCCAAACTAACCACCCAACTCGGTCTGCCGCATACTTCAGACGGCATCCGAACCTTGCGGCAGCACGGTCTGCCGCTTGACGTAAAACCCGTTTCCATCGTGCGCGGCATCGGATTTTTTCCGCAAGGTTTCAACGCCTTTGAGCCGCCACTTAACCCATACGGCTGGCGCGGCATCTATATTCAAGACTGGGCGGAATATACGTTTGAACGCCAAGAAGCCCGCTACCATCTACTCGACCGTATGGCCTACCTCGCGCCTGCGCGTGTCGCCGAAACCGAAACATTGAACGAAACCGAAATCCGCCGTATCGACCAAGGCTTGATTGCCGTTTTGGAATGTCGGCCAGACGGCTTTTGGCACGAAATCGAACGCATTATGAAGGCCGTCTGA
- a CDS encoding RNA methyltransferase: protein MTALKPALPDYLGNIRIILTRTSHPANIGSAARAMKTMGLHKLTIVAPNLMATPMTENPPVFNPDDVQSFALPEESFILASGAADVLHNAEIVATLDEALTDTTIACALTSRRREITAPLQTPRDLVPELLQAANRGEKVALVFGNETFGLSIEEVQACNRLMTINGNPDYFSLNLAQAVQVVCYEIFSQTDSPMTHLQQEDHAATHEQIKGMVAHMESVMNDIGFFNRRNGERLMRRMQSLFGRANTQTEDIDILRGFFNTLQQRLKDGQS, encoded by the coding sequence ATGACTGCTCTCAAACCCGCCCTGCCCGACTATCTCGGCAACATCCGCATTATCCTCACGCGCACCAGCCATCCCGCCAATATCGGTTCCGCCGCGCGCGCGATGAAAACGATGGGTCTGCACAAACTGACCATCGTCGCCCCCAATCTGATGGCTACGCCGATGACGGAAAACCCGCCTGTTTTCAATCCCGATGACGTGCAAAGTTTTGCACTGCCCGAAGAAAGTTTCATCCTCGCTTCGGGCGCGGCGGACGTATTGCACAACGCCGAAATCGTCGCCACGCTGGACGAAGCCCTTACCGACACCACGATCGCCTGCGCCCTGACCAGCCGCCGCCGCGAAATCACCGCGCCGCTGCAAACGCCGCGCGATTTGGTGCCCGAATTACTGCAGGCCGCCAACCGCGGCGAGAAAGTGGCGCTGGTTTTCGGCAATGAGACTTTCGGCTTGAGCATCGAAGAAGTCCAAGCCTGCAACCGACTGATGACCATCAACGGCAATCCCGACTATTTCTCGCTCAACCTTGCCCAAGCAGTGCAGGTCGTGTGCTACGAAATCTTCAGCCAAACCGATTCGCCCATGACCCATCTTCAACAAGAAGACCACGCCGCGACCCACGAGCAAATCAAAGGCATGGTCGCCCACATGGAAAGCGTGATGAACGACATCGGCTTTTTCAACCGCCGCAACGGCGAGCGTCTGATGCGCCGTATGCAGAGCCTGTTCGGACGCGCCAACACGCAAACCGAAGACATCGACATCCTGCGCGGTTTTTTCAATACGCTGCAACAGCGTCTGAAGGACGGGCAATCCTAA
- the gatB gene encoding Asp-tRNA(Asn)/Glu-tRNA(Gln) amidotransferase subunit GatB has translation MTWETVIGLEIHVQLNTKSKIFSGASTAFGAEPNAHASVVECALPGVLPVMNREVVEKAIKLGLALDAKINQKNVFDRKNYFYPDLPKGYQISQLDLPIVEHGKLEIVVGDDVKTINVTRAHMEEDAGKSVHEGLNGATGIDLNRAGTPLLEVVSEPELRSAAEAVAYAKALHSLVTWLDICDGNMAEGSFRVDANVSVRPKGQAEFGTRREIKNLNSFRFLEQAINYEVEAQIEILEDGGKVQQATMLFDPEKGETRVMRLKEDAHDYRYFPDPDLLPVIISDAQMQKAKAEMPELPKEMAARFVADYGVSEYDARLLTASRAQAAYFEEAAKESGQGKLTANWMNGELAATLNKAGMELDDSPITAPRLAALVGKIADGTLSSKLAKKAFEAMWAEPEATIAEIIEKHGLQQMTDTGAVEAMVDEVLANNAKAVEQFKSGNEKALNAIVGQVMKASKGKANPAQVQELIKAKLA, from the coding sequence ATGACCTGGGAAACCGTAATCGGCTTGGAAATCCATGTCCAATTGAACACCAAATCCAAAATCTTCAGCGGTGCATCGACCGCATTCGGCGCAGAACCCAACGCGCACGCCAGCGTAGTGGAGTGCGCGCTGCCGGGCGTACTGCCGGTAATGAACCGGGAAGTCGTTGAAAAAGCCATCAAATTGGGTTTGGCTTTAGATGCGAAAATCAATCAGAAAAACGTGTTCGACCGTAAAAACTACTTCTATCCCGACTTACCAAAAGGCTATCAAATTAGTCAGTTGGACTTACCGATTGTCGAACACGGCAAATTGGAAATCGTAGTCGGCGACGATGTGAAAACCATCAACGTAACCCGTGCGCACATGGAAGAAGACGCAGGCAAGTCCGTGCATGAAGGCTTGAACGGCGCGACCGGTATCGATTTGAACCGCGCCGGCACGCCTTTATTGGAAGTCGTATCCGAACCGGAATTGCGTTCCGCCGCCGAAGCCGTTGCCTACGCCAAAGCCTTACACAGCTTGGTAACCTGGCTGGACATTTGCGACGGCAATATGGCGGAAGGCTCGTTCCGCGTCGATGCCAACGTATCCGTGCGCCCGAAAGGCCAAGCAGAGTTCGGCACGCGCCGAGAAATTAAAAACCTCAATTCCTTCCGCTTCTTGGAGCAGGCAATTAATTACGAAGTGGAAGCGCAAATCGAGATTTTGGAAGACGGCGGCAAAGTACAGCAGGCAACCATGCTGTTCGATCCTGAAAAAGGCGAAACCCGCGTGATGCGTTTGAAAGAAGACGCGCATGACTACCGCTACTTCCCCGACCCTGATTTGCTGCCCGTCATCATTTCAGACGCTCAAATGCAAAAAGCCAAAGCAGAAATGCCCGAGCTGCCGAAAGAAATGGCAGCGCGTTTCGTGGCGGATTACGGCGTGTCCGAATACGACGCGCGCCTGCTCACCGCAAGCCGCGCACAGGCTGCCTATTTTGAAGAAGCCGCCAAAGAGAGCGGACAAGGCAAGCTGACTGCCAACTGGATGAACGGCGAACTCGCCGCCACGTTGAACAAAGCAGGCATGGAACTTGACGACAGCCCGATTACCGCCCCGCGCCTCGCCGCGCTGGTAGGCAAAATCGCCGACGGCACATTAAGCAGCAAATTAGCGAAAAAAGCCTTTGAAGCCATGTGGGCAGAACCCGAAGCCACCATTGCCGAAATCATCGAAAAACACGGTTTGCAACAGATGACCGATACCGGCGCGGTTGAAGCGATGGTGGACGAAGTGCTAGCAAACAACGCCAAAGCCGTGGAACAGTTTAAATCCGGCAACGAAAAAGCCCTGAATGCGATTGTGGGACAAGTGATGAAAGCCAGCAAAGGCAAAGCCAACCCCGCGCAGGTTCAAGAGCTGATTAAAGCCAAACTTGCCTGA
- a CDS encoding RsmB/NOP family class I SAM-dependent RNA methyltransferase, producing MNAAQLDHTAKVLAEMLTFKQPSDAVLSAYFREHKKLGRQDRHEIAETAFAALRHYQKISTALRRPHAQPRKAALAALVLGRSTNISQIKDLLDEEETEFLGNLKARKTEFSDGLNTAAELPQWLVEQLQQHWSEEEILAFGRSINQPAPLDIRVNTLKSKRDKVLPLLQAESADAEATPYSPWGIRLKNKIALNKHELFLDGTLEVQDEGSQLLALLVGAKRGEIIVDFCAGAGGKTLAIGAQMANKGRIYAFDIAEKRLANLKPRMTRARLTNIHPERISSEHDTRIARLTGKADRVLVDAPCSGLGTLRRNPDLKYRQSAETVANLLEQQHSILDAASKLVKPQGRLVYATCSVLPEENELQIKRFLSEHPEFEPVNCAELLAGLKIDLDTGKYLRLDSAKHQTDGFFAAVLQRK from the coding sequence ATGAACGCCGCACAACTCGACCATACTGCCAAAGTTTTGGCTGAAATGCTGACTTTCAAACAGCCTTCCGATGCCGTCCTCTCCGCCTATTTCCGCGAACACAAAAAGCTCGGCCGCCAAGACCGCCACGAAATCGCCGAAACCGCCTTTGCCGCGCTGCGCCACTATCAAAAAATCAGTACCGCCCTGCGCCGTCCGCACGCGCAGCCGCGCAAAGCCGCGCTCGCCGCACTGGTTCTCGGCAGAAGTACCAACATCAGCCAAATCAAAGACCTGCTTGATGAAGAAGAAACAGAGTTTCTCGGCAATTTGAAAGCCCGCAAAACCGAGTTTTCAGACGGCCTGAATACCGCCGCAGAATTGCCGCAATGGCTGGTGGAACAACTGCAACAGCATTGGAGCGAAGAAGAAATCCTCGCCTTCGGCCGCAGCATCAACCAACCTGCCCCGCTCGACATCCGCGTCAATACCTTGAAAAGCAAACGCGATAAAGTGCTGCCATTGTTGCAAGCCGAAAGCGCCGATGCGGAGGCAACCCCTTATTCGCCTTGGGGCATCCGCCTAAAAAACAAAATCGCGCTTAACAAACACGAACTGTTTTTAGACGGTACGCTGGAAGTCCAAGACGAAGGCAGCCAGCTGCTTGCCTTATTGGTGGGCGCAAAACGCGGCGAAATCATTGTCGACTTCTGCGCCGGAGCTGGCGGTAAAACCTTGGCTATCGGTGCGCAAATGGCCAACAAAGGCAGAATCTACGCCTTCGACATTGCCGAAAAACGCCTTGCCAACCTCAAACCGCGCATGACCCGTGCCAGACTGACCAACATCCACCCCGAACGCATCAGCAGCGAACACGATACCCGTATCGCCCGACTAACAGGCAAAGCCGACCGCGTGTTGGTGGACGCGCCCTGCTCCGGTTTGGGTACTTTACGCCGCAATCCCGACCTCAAATACCGCCAATCCGCCGAGACCGTCGCCAACCTTTTGGAACAGCAACACAGCATCCTCGATGCCGCCTCCAAGCTGGTGAAACCGCAAGGACGCTTGGTTTACGCCACCTGCAGCGTGTTGCCGGAAGAAAACGAACTGCAAATCAAACGTTTCCTGTCCGAACATCCCGAATTTGAACCCGTCAACTGCGCCGAACTGCTTGCCGGTTTGAAAATCGATTTGGATACCGGCAAATACCTGCGCCTCGATTCGGCAAAACACCAAACCGACGGCTTCTTCGCCGCCGTATTGCAACGCAAATAA
- a CDS encoding VirK/YbjX family protein, translated as MKQNRTFTFPDFRTVYSYAPLYRLQHLKYTLRKFFGKKEIYAFEQFVNASPIRQGLFLHCPQDAYPLLREFVDRRFNCKRRLDAMTADFLMAEKLFGTDILHQMEDYRFHLVLAHLSDGISLWLNRNDNCVEEGAWSLSLRDEAGNRLYMATFAFVGTHLLTASVQGPAGEEAKDTVRRITKQLHGLRPQQLMVTALQYFAAVLGLDGAMGIAQKHQVKLRWKLKKRVKMNYDAFWQEYGASLERDGYWHLPQTPARKDLADIESKKRSMYRKRYEMLDNMVAEMKDSLKTEARGISDGIQTEKPLRRTA; from the coding sequence ATGAAGCAGAACCGCACCTTTACCTTCCCCGATTTTCGCACCGTTTATAGCTATGCCCCTTTATATCGGCTGCAACATTTAAAATACACATTGCGAAAATTTTTCGGAAAAAAAGAAATTTACGCCTTTGAGCAGTTTGTCAACGCCTCCCCTATCCGTCAGGGGCTGTTCCTCCACTGCCCGCAGGATGCCTATCCGCTGCTGCGCGAATTTGTTGACAGGCGTTTTAACTGCAAACGCCGTTTAGATGCGATGACGGCAGATTTTCTCATGGCGGAAAAACTGTTCGGCACAGACATTCTGCACCAAATGGAAGACTACCGCTTCCATCTGGTCTTGGCGCACCTTTCAGACGGCATCAGCTTGTGGCTCAACCGCAACGACAACTGCGTCGAAGAAGGCGCGTGGTCTTTATCTTTGCGCGATGAAGCAGGCAACCGGCTGTATATGGCGACCTTCGCCTTTGTCGGCACACACCTGCTGACAGCCTCCGTACAAGGGCCTGCGGGTGAAGAAGCCAAAGACACCGTCCGCCGCATAACCAAACAACTTCACGGCTTGCGTCCCCAACAACTGATGGTAACCGCCCTGCAATATTTCGCCGCCGTACTCGGCTTGGACGGCGCAATGGGCATTGCACAAAAACATCAGGTCAAACTGCGCTGGAAACTTAAAAAGCGTGTCAAAATGAATTACGACGCATTCTGGCAGGAATACGGCGCAAGTTTGGAACGGGACGGCTACTGGCATCTCCCCCAAACCCCCGCCCGCAAAGACCTTGCCGACATCGAAAGCAAAAAACGCTCGATGTACCGCAAGCGTTATGAAATGCTGGACAACATGGTTGCAGAGATGAAGGACAGTCTGAAAACAGAAGCACGCGGCATTTCAGACGGCATCCAAACGGAAAAACCGCTCCGCCGGACAGCCTGA
- the gatC gene encoding Asp-tRNA(Asn)/Glu-tRNA(Gln) amidotransferase subunit GatC — translation MALTLADVGKIARLSRLHLTAEEKEKSLQELNDIFTMVEQMQTINTDGIEPMAHPHEAALRLREDEVTETDRAAEYQAVAPEVRNRLYIVPQVIEE, via the coding sequence ATGGCACTGACACTTGCCGACGTAGGCAAAATCGCCCGACTCTCCCGACTGCACCTGACTGCGGAAGAAAAAGAAAAATCGCTTCAAGAATTAAACGACATTTTCACTATGGTCGAACAGATGCAAACCATCAACACAGACGGCATCGAACCGATGGCGCATCCGCACGAGGCCGCCCTCCGCCTGCGCGAAGACGAAGTAACCGAAACCGACCGCGCCGCCGAATATCAGGCGGTTGCTCCGGAAGTACGCAACCGCCTGTACATCGTACCGCAAGTTATCGAAGAATAA
- a CDS encoding DUF4124 domain-containing protein: MNFALSVITFTLASFLPVPPAEAAVFTWKDGGGNSYSDVPKQLHPDQSQILNLRTRQTKPAVKPKPTVDKNADSAKENEKDIAEKNGQLEEEKKKIAETERQNKEENCRISKMNLKAVGNSNAKNKDDLIRKYNNDVNKYCR, from the coding sequence ATGAACTTTGCTTTATCCGTCATCACATTTACCCTCGCCTCTTTCCTGCCCGTCCCGCCCGCCGAAGCTGCCGTTTTTACTTGGAAGGACGGCGGCGGCAACAGCTATTCGGATGTACCGAAACAGCTTCATCCCGACCAGAGCCAAATCCTCAACCTGCGGACGCGCCAAACCAAACCGGCGGTCAAGCCCAAACCTACCGTCGATAAGAATGCGGACAGTGCGAAGGAAAACGAAAAGGATATTGCCGAAAAAAACGGGCAGCTTGAGGAAGAAAAGAAAAAAATTGCCGAAACCGAACGGCAGAACAAAGAAGAAAACTGCCGGATTTCAAAAATGAACCTGAAGGCGGTGGGAAACTCAAATGCGAAAAACAAGGATGATTTGATTCGGAAATACAATAACGATGTGAACAAATACTGCCGTTAA
- a CDS encoding MarC family protein, translating into MGLGMEIGKLIVAFLVLINPFSALSLYLDLTNGHSTKERRKVARTAAVAVFAVIAVFALIGGTLLKVLGISVGSFQVGGGILVLLIAISMMNGNDNPAKQNLGAQPETGQVRPARNAGAIAVVPIAIPITIGPGGISTVIIYASAAKTYSDIALIIVAGLVVSAICYAILIVAGKVSRLLGTTGLTILNRIMGMMLAAVSVEIIVSGLKTIFPQLAG; encoded by the coding sequence ATGGGATTGGGCATGGAAATCGGCAAGCTGATTGTGGCTTTTTTGGTGCTGATCAATCCGTTTAGCGCGTTGTCGCTTTACCTTGACCTGACCAACGGGCACAGCACGAAGGAGCGCAGGAAGGTCGCGCGGACGGCCGCCGTTGCCGTGTTTGCCGTGATTGCGGTATTTGCGCTGATCGGCGGTACGCTGTTGAAGGTTTTGGGCATCAGCGTCGGTTCGTTTCAGGTCGGCGGCGGAATTTTGGTGTTGCTGATTGCCATTTCTATGATGAACGGCAACGACAATCCCGCCAAGCAGAATCTCGGCGCGCAGCCGGAAACGGGGCAGGTGCGCCCCGCCCGCAATGCTGGGGCGATTGCCGTCGTGCCCATCGCCATACCGATCACCATCGGCCCGGGCGGTATTTCGACCGTGATTATTTACGCTTCGGCAGCCAAAACGTACAGCGACATCGCGCTGATTATCGTGGCCGGTTTGGTGGTCAGTGCGATTTGTTATGCCATTTTAATCGTTGCCGGGAAGGTCAGCCGCCTGCTGGGCACGACGGGGCTGACGATTTTAAACCGCATTATGGGTATGATGCTGGCGGCGGTATCGGTGGAGATTATTGTGTCGGGACTGAAAACGATATTCCCACAACTGGCAGGTTAA